The following are encoded in a window of Castanea sativa cultivar Marrone di Chiusa Pesio chromosome 5, ASM4071231v1 genomic DNA:
- the LOC142635403 gene encoding uncharacterized protein LOC142635403, with translation MDVMSQTPKGPKHEKIEQRHAFRDQSIENASKINESEEETQGKGNEEKEDEAKKGEDYNKKRGDEERGRDVETIPTTTPATGLVSEIPILQLFENVDKMIKNWDNIVERSASVRSACASASTSAISSDQLMRSFRSLQEILSLPFTQVINNSSTKEDFVSLCNLLLPCMVQKDRNKWETLQLFSKGFDTTASKFSTAEATLEQVKQLLKDHKVKFPSSDKFNYQLKAAKLKQADDSQVENQTAQKIRDLKNQLDSATKKVVDAREYVEELLSQEKSINEAFETWSKSQAKRSYFYH, from the exons ATGGATGTCATGTCTCAAACCccaaagggtccaaagcatgagaaaatTGAACAAAGACATGCATTTAGAGATCAATCTATAGAAAATGCCTCCAAAATAAATGAAAGTGAGGAAGAAACACAAGGAAAAGGAAATGAAGAGAAAGAGGATGAGGCCAAGAAGGGAGAAGACTACAATAAAAAGAGAGGAGATGAAGAAAGGGGGAGAGATGTAGAAACTATTCCAACCACTACACCAGCCACCGGCCTTGTATCT GAGATCCCTATTCTCCAACTTTTTGAGAATGTggataaaatgatcaaaaactGGGACAACATTGTTGAGAGATCTGCTTCTGTGAGATCTGCTTGTGCTTCTGCTTCGACCAGTGCTATATCTTCGGACCAATTGATGCGGTCTTTTAGGAGTTTACAGGAAATATTATCTCTTCCGTTTACTCAAGTGATCAACAATTCAAGCACCAAAGAGGATTTTGTAAGTTTATGTAATTTGCTTCTTCCTTGCATGGTTCAGAAGGATAGAAACAAATGGGAAACGCTCCAGCTATTTTCCAAAGGCTTTGACACCACAGCTTCTAAGTTCTCTACAGCAGAGGCAACCTTGGAGCAAGTAAAGCAGTTACTTAAAGATCATAAAGTGAAGTTTCCAAGTTCTGATAAGTTCAATTATCAACTTAAAGCTGCCAAGTTAAAGCAAGCTGACGACTCTCAAGTTGAAAACCAAACAGCGCAAAAAATCAGAGATCTTAAAAATCAACTTGACAGTGCGACAAAAAAGGTAGTTGATGCTCGTGAATATGTAGAAGAACTCTTGTCCCAAGAAAAAAGTATTAATGAAGCTTTTGAGACATGGTCCAAATCTCAAGCGAAAAGAAGCTACTTCTATCACTGA